From Salinibacterium sp. ZJ450, one genomic window encodes:
- a CDS encoding ATP-dependent helicase: MSSVLDRFSAATREWFTNAFPAPTAAQLGAWEAVSGGAHALVVAPTGSGKTLAAFLWAIDQLASSPPPDDPQHRTRVLYISPLKALGVDVERNLRSPLVGVTQTARRLGLPAPDVTVGVRSGDTTSQERRMLLRRPPDILITTPESLYLMLTSAARETLVGVDTVIVDEVHAVAATKRGAHLAVSLERLDALLPKPAQRIGLSATVRPQEEVARFLGGLAPVSIVAPPSPKTFDLSVVVPVEDMTELGTTSAEGTDAQGSIWPHVEEEIVDQVLQHRSTIVFANSRRLAERLTARLNEIYEERLGEPVAEPEALLAAVGGPPAAIMGQSGATSGAEPLLARAHHGSVSKDQRAVIEDDLKSGRLRCVVATSSLELGIDMGAVDLVIQVESPPSVASGLQRIGRAGHQVGEISKGVLMPQHRADLIHVTVVSERMTSGLIEQMTVPQNPLDILAQQTVAAVALEPLDIEDWFDTVRRSAPFATLPRSAYEATLDLLSGRYPSDEFAELRPRIVWDRVTGQLTGRPGAQRLAVTSGGTIPDRGLFGVFMVGAAASSSAGGRGGGRVGELDEEMVYESRVGDVFALGTTSWRIEEITHDRVMVSPAFGQPGRVPFWKGDTLGRPAELGRAIGAFTRDMADSPVEERPTKSAASQNPSARTRLANIGLDKRAANNLLAFVADQKKATGHVPTDKTLVVERFRDELGDWRVILHSPYGMKVHAPWALAVGARVRERYSFDGAAMAGDDGIVVRLPETDAEPPGAELFVFEASELSDLVTAEVGGSALFASRFRECAARALLLPRYNPGRRSPLWQQRQKASQLLEVARKFPSFPIVLETVREVLQDVYDLPALTELAGEIASRRIRIVETETEQASPFARSLLFGYVAAFMYEGDSPLAERRAAALSLDPTLLAELLGRAELRELLDAGVIEQTERELQRLVEDRKAKDAEGIVDLVRLLGPLTLEEIRQRTVPAIAEDTAGLQRVLDDLARSNRVLPVQIAGSPRWAVIEDASRLRDALGVALPIGVPSAFVEPVPDPVGDLISRYARTHGPFTVADAATRFGLGQAVVLDTLRRLAADRRVTEGEFRPDATGSEWVDAEILRRLRSRSLAALRHEVEPVSPDTLARFLPEWQQVGGRLTGIDGLVQVIDQLAGVPLPASSWESLVLPARLKNYSPAWLDELTTTGEVLWAGAGSLAGNDGWVSLHLAESAHLTLPLPEPDTELPGVRLVETAEGEPIGVSTGDPVQEAILQALSPGGAFFFRQLAGTVGSAIGLIDDKDLATALWDLVWAGQVTNDTFAPLRSQIGGVVRTRQPRARAYRGRGRLSMPSQSGPPTVSGRWSLLPPVEQSTTLRAAATAERLLERYGVVTRGAVMAEGVPGGFSLVYKVLRGFEESGRARRGYFVEGLGAAQFATGPTIDRLRRFSREPEDVDASSPREPVAITLAATDPANPFGAALPWPATEGHRPGRKAGALVVIVDGQLTLYVERGGKTVLSFTDVALDAASASLAQTVRAGLGRMRIEKIDGEFAIGTDLGDALQRAGFVPTPQGLRLRA, encoded by the coding sequence ATGAGCAGTGTGCTCGACCGATTCTCTGCCGCGACCCGCGAGTGGTTCACCAACGCCTTCCCCGCGCCGACCGCCGCGCAGCTGGGCGCGTGGGAGGCGGTGTCGGGCGGCGCGCACGCCCTGGTGGTGGCACCCACCGGATCGGGCAAGACCCTGGCGGCGTTCCTCTGGGCGATCGACCAGTTGGCGTCATCACCGCCACCGGACGATCCCCAGCACCGCACTCGCGTGCTGTACATCTCACCGCTGAAGGCGCTCGGCGTCGACGTGGAGCGTAACCTGCGCTCGCCCCTGGTCGGCGTGACGCAGACCGCCCGCCGGCTCGGGCTGCCCGCACCGGATGTCACCGTCGGCGTGCGATCCGGCGACACCACCAGCCAGGAGCGCCGGATGCTGCTGCGCCGGCCTCCCGACATCCTGATCACCACGCCGGAATCGCTGTACCTGATGCTCACCAGCGCCGCCCGCGAGACGCTGGTCGGCGTCGACACGGTGATCGTCGACGAGGTGCACGCGGTGGCCGCCACCAAGCGCGGCGCGCACCTGGCTGTGTCGTTGGAGCGGCTCGACGCACTGCTGCCGAAGCCGGCGCAGCGGATCGGACTGTCGGCAACGGTGCGCCCGCAAGAGGAAGTGGCCCGCTTTCTCGGCGGCCTGGCACCGGTGTCGATCGTGGCGCCGCCCTCACCGAAGACGTTCGACCTGAGTGTCGTCGTGCCGGTGGAGGACATGACCGAGCTCGGCACCACCTCGGCCGAGGGCACGGACGCGCAGGGCTCGATCTGGCCGCATGTGGAGGAGGAGATCGTCGACCAGGTGCTGCAACACCGGTCGACGATCGTGTTCGCGAACTCGCGGCGGCTGGCCGAGCGGTTGACCGCGCGGCTGAACGAGATTTACGAGGAGCGACTGGGCGAACCGGTGGCGGAGCCGGAAGCGCTGCTCGCGGCAGTAGGCGGCCCACCCGCCGCGATCATGGGGCAGTCTGGCGCGACATCCGGCGCCGAACCGCTGCTGGCCCGCGCCCACCACGGCTCGGTTTCCAAAGACCAGCGGGCCGTGATCGAAGACGATCTGAAGAGCGGTCGGCTGCGCTGCGTGGTGGCCACGTCATCACTCGAGCTGGGCATCGACATGGGCGCGGTCGATCTGGTGATCCAGGTGGAGTCACCCCCGTCGGTGGCGAGCGGGCTACAGCGGATCGGTCGCGCGGGGCACCAGGTCGGTGAGATCTCCAAGGGCGTGCTGATGCCGCAGCACCGCGCCGACCTAATCCACGTGACCGTGGTGAGCGAGCGGATGACGTCCGGCCTCATCGAGCAGATGACGGTGCCGCAGAACCCGCTCGACATCCTCGCCCAGCAGACCGTCGCCGCGGTGGCACTCGAGCCGCTGGACATCGAGGACTGGTTCGACACGGTGCGCCGCAGCGCCCCGTTCGCCACCCTCCCGCGCAGCGCGTACGAGGCCACCCTCGACCTGCTGAGCGGACGCTACCCGAGCGACGAGTTCGCCGAGCTCCGCCCCCGCATCGTCTGGGATCGGGTCACCGGCCAGCTCACCGGCCGGCCGGGCGCGCAACGCCTGGCGGTGACCAGCGGCGGCACCATCCCCGACCGAGGACTGTTCGGCGTGTTCATGGTGGGCGCGGCGGCCAGCTCGAGCGCCGGCGGCCGCGGCGGCGGACGGGTCGGCGAGCTGGACGAGGAAATGGTCTACGAGTCCAGGGTCGGGGATGTCTTCGCCCTCGGCACCACCAGCTGGCGGATCGAGGAGATCACCCACGACCGGGTGATGGTGAGCCCGGCGTTCGGGCAACCCGGCCGGGTGCCGTTCTGGAAGGGCGACACGCTCGGCCGCCCCGCCGAACTCGGCAGGGCCATCGGCGCCTTCACCCGCGACATGGCCGACTCGCCGGTTGAGGAGCGCCCGACGAAGTCGGCCGCGTCTCAAAACCCCAGCGCCCGCACGAGGCTCGCCAACATCGGCCTCGACAAGCGGGCGGCCAACAACCTGCTGGCCTTCGTCGCCGATCAGAAGAAGGCGACAGGGCACGTGCCCACCGACAAGACCCTGGTGGTGGAACGGTTCCGCGACGAGCTCGGCGACTGGCGCGTCATCCTGCATTCGCCATACGGCATGAAGGTGCACGCGCCGTGGGCCCTCGCCGTGGGAGCCCGGGTGCGCGAGCGCTACTCGTTCGACGGCGCCGCGATGGCGGGCGATGACGGCATTGTAGTGCGGCTGCCGGAGACCGATGCCGAGCCTCCCGGCGCCGAACTGTTCGTGTTCGAGGCATCCGAACTCTCCGACCTGGTGACCGCCGAGGTGGGCGGCTCCGCGCTGTTCGCCTCCCGGTTCCGGGAATGCGCCGCCAGGGCGCTGCTGCTGCCGCGCTACAACCCCGGGCGCCGCTCGCCGCTCTGGCAGCAGCGGCAGAAGGCGTCGCAGCTACTCGAGGTGGCGCGCAAGTTCCCCAGCTTCCCGATCGTGCTGGAGACGGTGCGCGAGGTGCTGCAGGATGTCTACGACCTGCCGGCGCTCACCGAGCTGGCCGGCGAGATCGCCTCCCGGCGCATTCGCATCGTGGAGACTGAGACCGAGCAGGCCTCCCCGTTCGCGCGGTCGCTGCTGTTCGGCTACGTCGCCGCGTTCATGTACGAGGGGGACTCCCCGCTCGCCGAACGCCGGGCCGCGGCACTGTCACTCGACCCCACGCTGCTTGCCGAACTGCTCGGCCGGGCGGAACTGCGCGAACTGCTCGACGCGGGCGTGATCGAGCAGACCGAACGGGAACTGCAGCGCCTCGTCGAGGACCGCAAGGCAAAGGATGCCGAGGGCATCGTCGATCTGGTGCGGCTGCTCGGGCCGCTGACGCTGGAGGAGATCCGGCAACGCACGGTGCCGGCGATCGCCGAGGACACCGCGGGGCTGCAGCGCGTGCTCGATGACCTTGCCCGCTCCAACCGGGTGCTGCCGGTGCAGATCGCCGGCAGCCCGCGCTGGGCGGTGATCGAAGACGCCAGCCGGCTGCGCGATGCGCTCGGCGTTGCGCTGCCGATCGGCGTCCCTTCGGCGTTCGTGGAACCGGTGCCCGACCCGGTCGGTGACCTAATCAGCCGCTACGCGCGCACGCACGGCCCGTTCACGGTGGCGGATGCCGCCACCCGGTTCGGCCTCGGCCAGGCGGTAGTGCTCGACACCCTGCGCCGGCTCGCCGCCGACCGCCGGGTCACCGAGGGCGAGTTCCGGCCAGACGCCACCGGCAGCGAATGGGTGGATGCCGAGATCCTGCGCCGGCTGCGCAGCCGGTCGCTCGCCGCGCTGCGGCACGAAGTGGAACCGGTCAGCCCCGACACCCTCGCCCGCTTCCTGCCGGAGTGGCAGCAGGTCGGCGGTCGGCTCACCGGCATCGACGGGCTGGTGCAGGTGATCGACCAGCTCGCCGGGGTGCCGCTGCCCGCCTCCTCCTGGGAGAGCCTGGTGCTTCCCGCGCGGCTCAAAAACTACTCCCCCGCCTGGCTGGACGAGCTGACCACCACCGGCGAGGTGCTCTGGGCCGGTGCCGGCTCGCTCGCCGGCAACGATGGCTGGGTCAGCCTGCACCTGGCCGAATCGGCACACCTGACCCTTCCCCTGCCCGAGCCGGATACCGAGCTGCCCGGCGTTCGGCTGGTGGAGACCGCGGAAGGCGAGCCGATCGGCGTCAGCACCGGCGACCCGGTGCAGGAGGCGATCCTGCAGGCGCTGTCGCCCGGCGGGGCGTTCTTCTTCCGCCAGCTTGCGGGCACGGTCGGCAGCGCGATCGGGCTGATCGATGACAAAGACCTGGCCACCGCGCTGTGGGATCTGGTCTGGGCCGGACAGGTGACGAACGACACCTTCGCCCCGCTGCGCAGCCAGATCGGCGGCGTCGTTCGCACCAGGCAGCCGCGCGCCCGGGCCTACCGCGGCCGGGGTCGGCTGTCGATGCCGAGCCAGTCCGGCCCGCCGACGGTCTCCGGCCGCTGGTCGCTGCTGCCGCCGGTCGAGCAGAGCACCACGCTGCGCGCCGCCGCCACCGCCGAGCGATTGCTGGAACGGTACGGTGTGGTCACCCGGGGCGCCGTGATGGCGGAGGGCGTGCCCGGCGGCTTCAGCCTGGTCTACAAGGTGCTGCGCGGCTTCGAAGAAAGCGGCCGCGCCCGGCGCGGCTACTTCGTCGAGGGGCTCGGCGCTGCGCAATTCGCCACCGGCCCCACCATCGACCGGCTGCGCCGATTCAGCCGCGAACCGGAGGACGTCGATGCCAGCTCCCCCCGCGAGCCGGTCGCGATCACCCTGGCCGCCACCGACCCGGCGAACCCGTTCGGGGCTGCGTTGCCGTGGCCGGCGACGGAAGGGCACCGGCCGGGCCGCAAGGCGGGCGCGCTCGTGGTGATTGTCGACGGCCAACTGACGCTGTACGTGGAGCGCGGCGGCAAGACCGTGCTGTCGTTCACGGATGTCGCACTGGATGCAGCATCCGCATCGCTCGCTCAGACGGTGCGGGCCGGGCTCGGCCGGATGCGCATCGAGAAGATTGACGGCGAGTTCGCGATCGGCACCGACCTCGGCGACGCGCTGCAGCGAGCCGGGTTCGTGCCGACACCGCAGGGGCTGAGGCTGCGTGCCTGA
- a CDS encoding Fpg/Nei family DNA glycosylase — translation MPEGDTVYRTARRLNEALSGSVLTVCDIRVPQFATVDLTGQTVRNVVSRGKHLLTRVGETTIHTHLKMEGSWRVFAAGERWSRPGWQARIVLGTAEWTAVGFQLGLVEVLPTVEEDGAVGYLGPDILSPEWDAGEAMRRMLAAPEVPIGVALIDQRNIAGLGTVFRNEVLFLRGVMPERPVGEVDDLPAMIGLAHRLILANRDRADRVTTGNLRRGERTWVSHRERQPCRRCGTPIRKGSLGPDVLSERDTYFCPACQR, via the coding sequence GTGCCTGAGGGCGACACCGTCTACCGCACCGCGCGGCGCCTGAACGAGGCGCTCTCCGGTTCGGTGCTCACGGTCTGCGACATCCGGGTGCCGCAGTTCGCCACCGTGGACCTCACCGGGCAGACCGTGCGGAATGTGGTGTCGCGCGGCAAACACCTGCTCACCCGCGTGGGCGAGACGACCATCCACACGCACCTGAAGATGGAAGGCTCCTGGCGTGTGTTCGCGGCGGGCGAGCGCTGGAGTCGTCCGGGGTGGCAGGCGCGCATCGTGCTCGGCACGGCGGAGTGGACCGCGGTCGGCTTCCAGCTGGGGCTGGTCGAGGTGCTGCCGACGGTCGAGGAGGACGGCGCCGTCGGATACCTCGGTCCCGACATCCTGAGCCCGGAGTGGGACGCCGGCGAGGCGATGCGGCGCATGCTTGCCGCCCCCGAGGTGCCGATCGGGGTGGCGCTGATCGACCAGCGCAATATCGCCGGGCTCGGCACGGTGTTCCGCAACGAGGTGCTGTTCCTGCGCGGGGTGATGCCGGAGCGTCCGGTCGGCGAGGTCGACGACCTGCCCGCGATGATTGGGCTGGCGCACCGCCTGATCCTGGCCAACCGCGACCGCGCCGACCGGGTCACCACCGGAAACCTGCGCCGCGGCGAGCGCACCTGGGTAAGCCACCGGGAACGGCAACCCTGCCGGCGCTGCGGAACCCCGATCCGCAAGGGCTCGCTCGGCCCGGACGTGCTGTCCGAGCGCGATACCTATTTCTGTCCGGCCTGCCAGCGGTAG
- a CDS encoding thermonuclease family protein gives MKTVIRFALLLVVAVVALVVASQLIHPESGGGPAVAPDRPPDTAQDVAEPAMRPADAASLRVDYVHDGDTLFLTDAAGAELKVRLIGVDTPELDTECFANEARDHLRALLPEGAQVWATHDDEPRDQYGRELLYLWTASGEFVNRQLVEEGFAEAVRIGANDAYWPQLSAAEEAARGSAVGLWGVC, from the coding sequence ATGAAAACTGTGATCCGGTTCGCGCTGCTACTGGTGGTTGCCGTGGTCGCCCTCGTCGTGGCGTCGCAGCTGATCCACCCTGAGAGCGGCGGCGGCCCGGCCGTGGCACCCGATCGGCCGCCCGACACGGCACAGGATGTCGCGGAGCCGGCGATGCGACCGGCGGATGCCGCGAGCCTGCGCGTCGACTACGTGCACGACGGCGACACCCTGTTCCTGACCGACGCGGCCGGCGCGGAACTGAAGGTGCGCCTCATCGGCGTGGACACCCCGGAGCTCGACACCGAGTGCTTCGCAAACGAAGCCCGCGACCACCTGCGCGCGCTGCTGCCGGAGGGCGCGCAGGTGTGGGCGACCCATGATGACGAACCGCGCGACCAGTACGGACGTGAGCTGCTCTACCTGTGGACGGCGAGCGGGGAGTTCGTGAATCGCCAGCTGGTGGAGGAGGGGTTTGCCGAGGCGGTGCGGATCGGCGCGAATGACGCGTATTGGCCGCAGCTGAGCGCCGCCGAGGAGGCCGCGCGCGGCTCAGCGGTTGGGCTGTGGGGAGTTTGCTGA
- a CDS encoding LysR family substrate-binding domain-containing protein, giving the protein MPRFSLAYMPGVTPTKWVRIWKERQPEVPIELLMTDVASQVSALRDGRADMSLVRLPIDREGLNVIALYEEIPVVVLPKDHAAAESDEVTLADLANETWLEFPELTDEQRIDVVATGAGIVVVPQSIARLYARKDLTYRPVTDAETTEVALAWPVDTAADPELIEEFIGIVRGRTARSSRAVPTPPTEKPKREPAAPKTAKKKPPRRAPRQSSGAPKRKKRH; this is encoded by the coding sequence ATGCCTCGCTTCTCGCTCGCCTATATGCCCGGGGTGACCCCCACCAAATGGGTGCGCATCTGGAAGGAGCGGCAGCCGGAGGTTCCGATCGAATTGCTGATGACGGATGTCGCCAGCCAGGTGTCCGCGCTCCGTGACGGCCGCGCCGACATGTCGCTGGTGCGGTTGCCGATCGACCGCGAGGGACTCAACGTCATCGCGCTCTACGAGGAAATCCCCGTTGTGGTGCTGCCGAAGGATCACGCCGCCGCCGAGTCCGACGAGGTCACCCTCGCCGACCTGGCCAACGAAACCTGGCTCGAGTTCCCCGAGCTCACCGACGAACAGCGCATCGACGTGGTCGCCACCGGCGCTGGCATCGTGGTGGTGCCGCAGTCGATCGCCCGGCTGTACGCCCGCAAAGACCTTACATACCGACCGGTGACGGATGCCGAGACCACCGAAGTGGCGCTCGCCTGGCCGGTCGACACCGCCGCCGACCCCGAGCTCATCGAGGAGTTCATCGGCATCGTGCGCGGCCGCACCGCCCGCAGCTCGCGGGCCGTGCCGACACCGCCCACCGAGAAGCCGAAGCGGGAACCGGCCGCGCCCAAGACGGCGAAGAAGAAGCCGCCGCGCCGGGCACCGCGGCAGTCGTCCGGGGCGCCGAAGCGCAAGAAACGGCACTGA
- a CDS encoding DUF5997 family protein, translating into MSSSSSSQNMKPATAAKKLGIYLPATPPEFQEGVVTREEMAELETNPPAWLEELRKNGPHPRPVVAHKLGVSASGLARGGITEPLTSAEIQALLEDQPDWLRAERGTQAQVHAENARVKARDAERRARAKG; encoded by the coding sequence ATGAGTTCCTCGTCGTCGTCCCAGAACATGAAGCCCGCCACCGCGGCGAAGAAGCTGGGGATCTACCTGCCGGCCACTCCGCCGGAGTTCCAGGAGGGCGTGGTGACGCGTGAGGAAATGGCCGAACTCGAGACCAACCCGCCGGCCTGGCTCGAAGAGCTGCGCAAGAACGGACCGCACCCGCGGCCGGTCGTGGCGCACAAGCTCGGGGTGTCGGCGTCGGGCCTCGCCCGCGGCGGGATCACCGAGCCGCTGACTTCGGCCGAGATCCAGGCCCTGCTCGAAGACCAGCCGGACTGGCTGCGCGCCGAACGGGGCACGCAGGCTCAGGTGCACGCCGAGAACGCCCGCGTCAAGGCTCGGGATGCCGAGCGCCGGGCCCGCGCGAAGGGCTAA
- a CDS encoding MmcQ/YjbR family DNA-binding protein, protein MLAPALETALDDLPGAQPSYPFGPGTRVYKVGGRVFALCSDRGTSISLKCDPIESEGLRRAFSGITPGYHLNKQHWITVALDGSVPEDLVLELTASSYRLVFNALTRSQRAWVLANPHD, encoded by the coding sequence ATGCTGGCGCCAGCGCTCGAGACCGCACTCGATGACCTGCCCGGTGCCCAGCCGTCATACCCGTTCGGCCCGGGTACCCGCGTCTACAAGGTGGGTGGCCGCGTCTTCGCGCTGTGCAGCGACCGCGGCACCTCGATCAGCCTCAAGTGCGACCCGATCGAGAGCGAGGGGCTTCGCCGTGCCTTTTCCGGCATCACCCCCGGTTACCACCTGAACAAGCAGCACTGGATCACGGTGGCCCTCGACGGCAGCGTGCCGGAGGACCTCGTGCTGGAGCTGACCGCGAGTTCGTACCGCCTGGTGTTCAACGCGCTGACCCGGTCGCAGCGCGCCTGGGTGCTGGCGAACCCGCACGACTGA
- a CDS encoding DUF222 domain-containing protein: MLSPSPHDSLDLIVGRLDEAAAAESDANRAHARSWAALAELMRLARANPHLYLRPAGLAQKDVLELAEDAAAFDAGLRLHLPAGQVRGRAHQAQTLEDRLPRLRAVFAAGGTTVAHVAAALDLVVGWMDDAAVQVFDAQIAQTAVTLTPVQFRTRARRLKEKLLIEPAEARHARAFADRRVVVEPADDGMAWLHALVSAPDAVRIAARLNATARAEQKKTKHDEPGWRSRDQLRADLAVAWLAGDGTPTAATVRPVLLVPMLTLIGQGTEPIELRGYGTIDRATALDLFTRAPSFRRVGTDPFTAEKLVLDRHRYRPTQAQRDWIAMSFEDCIDPTCTRPVDDTDIDHLEEWVRDHGATNDENLFPLCETSNRRKNLSWYDYQRDGDGRVTITTPTGLTTTIEPPPF, encoded by the coding sequence ATGCTTTCCCCATCCCCGCACGACAGCCTGGATCTGATCGTCGGTCGGCTCGATGAGGCCGCCGCCGCGGAGTCCGACGCGAATCGGGCGCACGCCCGGAGCTGGGCCGCACTTGCCGAGTTGATGCGCTTGGCGCGGGCGAATCCGCACCTCTACCTGCGCCCGGCCGGGCTAGCCCAGAAGGACGTGCTCGAACTGGCAGAGGATGCCGCGGCGTTCGATGCCGGTCTCCGCTTGCACCTTCCAGCTGGCCAGGTACGGGGGCGCGCCCACCAGGCACAGACCCTCGAAGACCGGCTACCGCGGCTCCGCGCCGTCTTCGCCGCCGGCGGCACCACTGTCGCGCATGTGGCGGCGGCGTTGGACCTTGTGGTCGGCTGGATGGACGACGCGGCTGTGCAGGTGTTCGACGCTCAGATCGCTCAGACCGCGGTGACGCTCACCCCGGTCCAGTTCCGCACCCGGGCGCGCCGGCTGAAGGAGAAGCTGCTGATCGAGCCCGCCGAGGCCCGTCACGCGCGCGCATTCGCCGACCGGCGGGTCGTGGTCGAACCGGCCGATGACGGCATGGCCTGGTTGCATGCTCTCGTGTCCGCGCCCGACGCGGTGAGGATCGCCGCCCGGTTGAACGCGACCGCCCGCGCGGAGCAGAAGAAGACGAAACACGACGAGCCGGGGTGGCGTTCCCGTGACCAGCTCCGCGCCGACCTCGCCGTGGCGTGGCTGGCCGGCGATGGCACCCCCACCGCCGCCACGGTCCGCCCGGTGCTTCTGGTTCCCATGCTGACCCTCATCGGGCAGGGCACCGAACCCATCGAGTTACGCGGCTACGGCACCATTGACCGCGCCACCGCTTTGGATCTGTTCACCCGGGCGCCCTCGTTCCGCCGGGTCGGCACCGACCCATTCACCGCTGAGAAGCTCGTCTTGGACCGCCACCGCTACCGGCCCACACAAGCCCAAAGGGACTGGATCGCGATGAGTTTCGAAGACTGCATCGATCCCACCTGCACCAGGCCCGTCGACGACACCGACATCGATCACCTCGAGGAATGGGTCCGTGACCACGGGGCGACCAACGACGAGAACCTCTTCCCCCTCTGCGAAACCAGCAACCGCCGCAAGAACCTCAGCTGGTACGACTACCAACGCGATGGCGACGGACGCGTCACCATCACCACCCCCACCGGACTCACCACCACCATCGAACCGCCACCCTTCTAG
- a CDS encoding NAD(P)/FAD-dependent oxidoreductase produces MIVGGGPVGLLLAVLLAGCGIDVAVLERRAEASTRTRAIGIHPPALAVLGEAGIADEVLRRSVPIRQGVARSGGRTLGRLRFDPAIRALPQWQTERMLRARLAELNPDALRMGVEASTAEQRGGRVTVQTSAGRIEARFVVAADGARSRIRDSADIAWVPLGGRLNYLMADLPDTSPYGSTAVLSFERGGVVESFPMPDRKRRWVALTPTPVENPSCELLARLVRERTGDTLLPGGTASGFEARQHLASRMVSGRVALVGDAGHEISPIGGQGMNLGWLDAADLARTLTQALRHPQSALFTDVMLAGYDRRRRRSAWIAARQAGFNMSMGRPAGAVALVARTALMRTLAAPPTRELLAKAFTMRWL; encoded by the coding sequence GTGATCGTCGGCGGCGGCCCGGTGGGCCTGCTGCTCGCCGTGCTGCTCGCCGGGTGCGGAATCGACGTGGCGGTGCTGGAGCGGCGCGCCGAGGCGTCCACTCGAACCCGGGCGATCGGCATTCACCCGCCCGCACTCGCGGTGCTCGGTGAGGCGGGGATCGCCGACGAGGTGCTCCGTCGCTCGGTGCCGATCCGGCAGGGGGTCGCCCGATCCGGCGGCCGCACCCTCGGTCGGTTGCGGTTCGATCCCGCGATTCGCGCGCTGCCGCAGTGGCAGACCGAACGGATGCTGCGTGCCCGGCTGGCGGAGCTGAACCCGGACGCACTGCGGATGGGGGTTGAGGCGTCGACGGCGGAGCAGCGGGGTGGCCGGGTGACCGTGCAGACCAGTGCCGGGCGCATCGAGGCGCGGTTCGTCGTGGCCGCCGACGGTGCCCGCAGCCGGATCCGTGATTCGGCGGACATCGCTTGGGTCCCGCTCGGGGGCCGGCTCAATTACCTGATGGCCGACCTGCCCGACACCAGCCCGTACGGTTCCACCGCGGTGCTCTCGTTCGAACGGGGCGGCGTCGTGGAGTCGTTCCCGATGCCTGACCGGAAGCGGCGCTGGGTGGCGCTCACCCCGACGCCCGTCGAGAACCCGAGCTGCGAACTGCTGGCGAGACTGGTGCGCGAGCGCACCGGAGACACGCTGCTGCCCGGCGGCACCGCCAGCGGCTTCGAGGCCAGGCAGCACCTGGCCAGCCGGATGGTGAGCGGCCGGGTGGCGCTCGTCGGCGACGCCGGCCACGAGATCAGCCCGATCGGCGGGCAGGGCATGAATCTGGGCTGGTTGGATGCCGCGGACCTGGCACGCACGCTGACGCAGGCGCTGCGACATCCGCAGTCCGCCCTGTTCACCGACGTGATGCTGGCCGGCTACGACCGTCGCCGCCGACGCTCCGCCTGGATCGCCGCGCGGCAGGCCGGGTTCAACATGTCGATGGGCCGCCCGGCCGGCGCGGTGGCGCTCGTCGCCCGCACCGCGCTGATGCGCACCCTGGCGGCGCCGCCGACCCGGGAGCTGCTCGCCAAGGCATTCACGATGCGCTGGCTATGA
- a CDS encoding class I SAM-dependent methyltransferase gives MPQHLAAPVRVSLASRASTLTEYMDDPNCDPRALRRSYAGFRVVNPVVSGWRHTYRRLIRPLLSASEPRTLLDIGSGGGDVPRSLARWATRDGLLLDVTAIDPNPRAYEYATSQPAMPGVRFRLAYSAELVAEGAQFHFVTSNHILHHLSEQELRGVIADTETLCTVFAAHSDIARSRFAYTGFSLATLPFFAGSYIRHDGLASIRRSYTVPELRAALPARWRVIPQSPSRLLATWSPDVADR, from the coding sequence ATGCCGCAGCACCTCGCCGCACCGGTTCGCGTCTCACTCGCCAGCCGGGCCAGCACCCTCACCGAATACATGGACGACCCGAACTGCGACCCGCGAGCGCTTCGCCGCAGCTACGCCGGGTTCCGGGTGGTGAACCCGGTCGTCTCCGGGTGGCGGCACACCTACCGGCGGCTGATCCGCCCGCTGCTGTCGGCCAGCGAACCGCGCACTCTCCTCGACATCGGCTCCGGCGGCGGGGACGTGCCGCGGTCGCTGGCCCGCTGGGCGACGCGTGACGGGCTGCTGCTCGACGTCACCGCGATCGACCCGAACCCGCGAGCGTACGAGTACGCGACATCCCAGCCAGCCATGCCCGGCGTGCGGTTCCGGCTCGCGTACTCGGCCGAGCTGGTCGCCGAAGGGGCGCAGTTCCACTTCGTCACCTCGAACCACATCCTGCATCACCTGAGCGAGCAGGAACTCCGCGGGGTGATCGCCGACACCGAGACCCTGTGCACGGTGTTCGCCGCGCACAGCGACATCGCTCGCAGCCGGTTCGCCTACACCGGGTTCTCGCTGGCGACGCTGCCGTTCTTTGCCGGCTCATACATCCGTCACGACGGGCTCGCCTCGATACGGCGCAGCTACACCGTGCCCGAATTGAGGGCCGCGCTGCCGGCGCGGTGGAGGGTGATCCCGCAGTCGCCGTCGCGGTTGCTGGCGACGTGGAGTCCGGATGTCGCGGACCGATGA